In the genome of Perca fluviatilis chromosome 4, GENO_Pfluv_1.0, whole genome shotgun sequence, one region contains:
- the mrto4 gene encoding mRNA turnover protein 4 homolog, which yields MPKSKRDKKISLTKTAKKGLESKQKLIEELRKCVDTYRNLFIFSVANMRNNKLKDIRTAWKHSRFFFGKNKVMVVALGKGETDEYKDNLHKVTKYLRGEVGVLFTNKTKDEVQEYFSHFKELDYARSGNRAQMDTTLDEGPLEQFPHSMEPQLRQLGLPTALKKGVVTLLKDHEVCKEGDVLTPEQARILKLFGIEMAEFKVQIKCMWNSETGEFENVAGEEESMQGNEEEDDEDAE from the exons ATGCCGAAGTCAAAGAGGGACAAGAAAA TTTCGTTGACGAAAACAGCCAAGAAAGGACTGGAGTCTAAACAGAAATTAATCGAGGAG ttacGGAAATGTGTGGACACCTACAGAAACTTGTTCATATTCTCTGTGGCCAATATGAGGAATAACAAACTGAAAGACATCAGGACAGCATGGAAACACAGCAG aTTCTTCTTCGGCAAAAATAAAGTCATGGTGGTTGCCTTGGGTAAAGGAGAAACAGACGAATACAAAGATAATTTGCACAAG GTCACCAAGTATCTACGAGGAGAAGTGGGAGTACTATtcacaaataaaacaaaggaTGAGGTACAAGA GTATTTCAGTCATTTCAAAGAGTTGGATTATGCACGGTCAGGCAACCGTGCACAGATGGACACAACTCTGGATGAGGGACCCCTTGAACAGTTTCCTCACTCGATGGAGCCCCAGTTGAGGCAATTAGGACTCCCCACTGCGCTCAAGAAAG GAGTGGTGACACTGCTGAAGGACCACGAAGTCTGTAAGGAGGGAGACGTGCTTACTCCTGAGCAGGCTCGTATTCTG AAACTCTTTGGCATCGAGATGGCAGAATTCAAGGTGCAGATCAAATGTATGTGGAACTCAGAAACAGGCGAGTTTGAGAATGTTGCTGGTGAAGAAGAGTCTATGCAGGGTAATGAAGAGGAAGATGACGAAGATGCAGAATGA
- the LOC120558205 gene encoding aflatoxin B1 aldehyde reductase member 2-like isoform X2 has product MQWVKIGRQTFKDVLTHLPRFVARRNMSLSQTKRPVSLLGTMSLGQPANAEQSLEMVKIFLDRGHIHVDTAFMYVDGKSETALGGMNLPKTVSIATKANPWDGKTLKPESVRSQLETSLQRLRTDCVDLFYLHAPDHQNPIQDTLRACNELHKEGKFKEFGVSNYASWQVAEIASICRNNNWIVPTVYQGMYNAITRQVETELLPCLRYYGMRFYAYNPLAAGILTGKYHYQDKDVPQPAGRFFGNKLAAAYRDRVILVMESSLACQVWSNFSKTWLLQRRVLWMKEWSPPSMRPGIL; this is encoded by the exons ATGCAGTGGGTAAAAATAGGAAGACAGACATTTAAAGATGTGCTCACACATTTGCCGAGATTTGTGGCTCGTCGAAACATGTCGTTGTCTCAAACTAAACGGCCAGTTTCCTTACTGGGAACTATGTCGTTGGGTCAACCAGCCAACGCAGAGCAGAGCCTGGAGATGGTGAAGATTTTCCTGGACAGGGGACACATCCATGTGGACACAGCCTTCATGTATGTGGATGGGAAGTCAGAGACAGCCTTAGGGGGCATGAATCTTCCTAAAACAG TAAGCATAGCAACCAAGGCCAACCCCTGGGATGGGAAGACGCTGAAGCCAGAGAGTGTGCGATCTCAGCTGGAAACCTCCCTTCAGAGGCTGCGGACCGATTGTGTGGACCTTTTCTACCTTCATGCCCCTGACCACCAGAACCCCATCCAGGATACCCTTAGGGCCTGTAATGAACTGCACAAAGAG GGAAAATTCAAGGAGTTTGGTGTATCAAACTATGCATCGTGGCAAGTGGCTGAAATTGCCAGCATCTGCAGAAACAACAACTGGATTGTTCCCACTGTGTATCAG GGAATGTACAACGCCATTACAAGACAGGTTGAGACAGAGTTGCTGCCATGTCTGAGATACTACGGAATGAGATTCTATGCATACAATCCCCTAGCAG CTGGCATTCTGACAGGAAAGTACCATTACCAAGACAAAGATGTACCCCAGCCTGCAGGACGATTCTTTGGTAACAAATTGGCTGCAGCATACAGGGACAG GGTGATCTTGGTGATGGAGTCATCATTGGCATGTCAAGTATGGAGCAACTTCAGCAAAACCTGgctgctgcagaggagggtcctCTGGATGAAAGAGTGGTCGCCGCCTTCAATGAGGCCTGGAATCTTGTAG
- the LOC120558205 gene encoding aflatoxin B1 aldehyde reductase member 4-like isoform X1, with product MQWVKIGRQTFKDVLTHLPRFVARRNMSLSQTKRPVSLLGTMSLGQPANAEQSLEMVKIFLDRGHIHVDTAFMYVDGKSETALGGMNLPKTVSIATKANPWDGKTLKPESVRSQLETSLQRLRTDCVDLFYLHAPDHQNPIQDTLRACNELHKEGKFKEFGVSNYASWQVAEIASICRNNNWIVPTVYQGMYNAITRQVETELLPCLRYYGMRFYAYNPLAAGILTGKYHYQDKDVPQPAGRFFGNKLAAAYRDRYWKQSQFKAIDVVQKALETVYGSEKPTLTSAAMRWLYHHSQLKGDLGDGVIIGMSSMEQLQQNLAAAEEGPLDERVVAAFNEAWNLVAHECPNYIR from the exons ATGCAGTGGGTAAAAATAGGAAGACAGACATTTAAAGATGTGCTCACACATTTGCCGAGATTTGTGGCTCGTCGAAACATGTCGTTGTCTCAAACTAAACGGCCAGTTTCCTTACTGGGAACTATGTCGTTGGGTCAACCAGCCAACGCAGAGCAGAGCCTGGAGATGGTGAAGATTTTCCTGGACAGGGGACACATCCATGTGGACACAGCCTTCATGTATGTGGATGGGAAGTCAGAGACAGCCTTAGGGGGCATGAATCTTCCTAAAACAG TAAGCATAGCAACCAAGGCCAACCCCTGGGATGGGAAGACGCTGAAGCCAGAGAGTGTGCGATCTCAGCTGGAAACCTCCCTTCAGAGGCTGCGGACCGATTGTGTGGACCTTTTCTACCTTCATGCCCCTGACCACCAGAACCCCATCCAGGATACCCTTAGGGCCTGTAATGAACTGCACAAAGAG GGAAAATTCAAGGAGTTTGGTGTATCAAACTATGCATCGTGGCAAGTGGCTGAAATTGCCAGCATCTGCAGAAACAACAACTGGATTGTTCCCACTGTGTATCAG GGAATGTACAACGCCATTACAAGACAGGTTGAGACAGAGTTGCTGCCATGTCTGAGATACTACGGAATGAGATTCTATGCATACAATCCCCTAGCAG CTGGCATTCTGACAGGAAAGTACCATTACCAAGACAAAGATGTACCCCAGCCTGCAGGACGATTCTTTGGTAACAAATTGGCTGCAGCATACAGGGACAG ATACTGGAAGCAGAGTCAATTCAAAGCAATAGACGTGGTTCAAAAGGCCTTGGAGACAGTTTATGGCTCAGAGAAACCCACCCTGACTTCTGCTGCTATGCGCTGGTTGTACCATCACTCCCAACTTAAG GGTGATCTTGGTGATGGAGTCATCATTGGCATGTCAAGTATGGAGCAACTTCAGCAAAACCTGgctgctgcagaggagggtcctCTGGATGAAAGAGTGGTCGCCGCCTTCAATGAGGCCTGGAATCTTGTAGCCCACGAGTGTCCAAACTACATCCGTTGA
- the LOC120556970 gene encoding aflatoxin B1 aldehyde reductase member 4-like: MRWVITGRLCTLRHSIIKDVLIHLPRFVARRNMSSSQTKRPVSLLGTMAFGGRADAEQSLEMVKTFLDRGHIHVDTALMYVDGKSETIIGGMNLPKTVSIATKANPWDGKTLKPESVRSQLETSLQRLRTDCVDLFYLHAPDHQNPIQDTLRACNELHKEGKFKEFGVSNYASWEVAEIASICRHNNWIVPTVYQGMYNAITRQVETELLPCLRYYGIRFYAYNPLAGGLLTGKYHYQDKDGSQPAGRFFGNNWAAAYRDRYWKQSQFKAIDVVQKALETVYGSEKPTLTSAAMRWLYHHSQLKGDLGDGVIIGMSSMEQLQQNLAAAEEGLLDERVVAAFNEAWNLVAHECPNYFR; encoded by the exons ATGCGGTGGGTAATAACAGGAAGACTGTGCACACTTAGACATAGCATTATTAAAGACGTGCTCATACATTTGCCGAGATTTGTGGCTCGTCGAAATATGTCGTCGTCTCAAACTAAACGACCGGTTTCCTTACTGGGAACTATGGCGTTCGGTGGACGAGCCGACGCCGAGCAGAGCCTGGAGATGGTGAAGACTTTCCTGGACAGGGGACACATCCATGTGGACACTGCCTTGATGTATGTGGATGGGAAGTCAGAGACAATCATAGGCGGCATGAATCTTCCTAAAACAG TAAGCATAGCAACCAAGGCCAACCCCTGGGATGGGAAGACGCTGAAGCCAGAGAGTGTGCGATCTCAGCTGGAAACCTCCCTTCAGAGGCTGCGGACCGATTGTGTGGACCTTTTCTACCTTCATGCCCCAGACCACCAGAACCCCATCCAGGATACCCTTAGGGCCTGTAATGAACTGCACAAAGAG GGAAAATTCAAGGAGTTTGGTGTATCAAACTATGCATCGTGGGAAGTGGCTGAAATTGCCAGCATCTGCAGACACAACAACTGGATTGTTCCCACTGTGTATCAG GGAATGTACAACGCCATTACAAGACAGGTTGAGACAGAGTTGCTGCCATGTCTGAGATACTACGGAATAAGATTCTATGCATACAATCCCCTAGCAG GCGGTCTCCTGACAGGAAAGTACCATTACCAAGACAAAGATGGTTCCCAGCCTGCAGGACGATTTTTTGGTAACAACTGGGCTGCAGCATACAGGGACAG ATACTGGAAGCAGAGTCAATTCAAAGCAATAGACGTGGTTCAAAAGGCCTTGGAGACCGTTTACGGCTCAGAGAAACCCACCCTGACTTCTGCTGCTATGCGCTGGTTGTATCATCACTCCCAACTTAAG GGTGATCTTGGTGATGGAGTCATCATTGGCATGTCAAGTATGGAGCAACTTCAGCAAAACCTGgctgctgcagaggagggtcttcTGGATGAAAGAGTGGTCGCCGCCTTCAATGAGGCCTGGAATCTTGTTGCCCACGAGTGTCCAAACTATTTCCGCTAA